The stretch of DNA cggTGTCGGCGCATCTGGAAGGCTGCCtgcaaagccatcttgcgggccacagagcagtcccggcgttcggccaaccggcgaaggaggccggcccctgcttaccggcctggccagaaggtctggctgttggctcgggacctgcccctccagacctcgcagacttcctccagaaagctgaacccccgctacatcggtccctacaccatctgcagcatcatcaacccctctgcagtccgtttggatctccccgCCGCCCTCAAGGTACACCCGGTCTTCCACATCTCGCTCATcaaacccttctccaccagccccctgtcccctcctgctcctgctccaactccacctcccccacaggtcctgtcggacggagagccggtgtggagagttaacaagctgctggcggtccgccgacggggaaggggctttcagtacctggtggattgggtgggttacggccccgaagaccggagctgggtgcccccatcctatctcgctgacccctccctcctcgaagacttctaccgagaccacccggatgctcctgggcggtcaTCGTCCGGCCTCCCGtaggggggggtactgttgtgactcctactctggccccacctcctcctgagcaatcagctcaaccaccaccacccgtgccctctcctccagctgcacccaatccgcccaaacgactctgcatccataaaaggcccctctgcactcaggccagtgcttgatctaactgatgttttggcaacacgttccgtcgacccagcatctctccaggctccccagcgactccccaGCGATCCCTGGCGACCCCCAGCGCCTTTGTGTCTCCCtgcgacccccagcgcctctctgtctccctgcgtcttccagcgactcccagcattctccagcgtctccccctgctcctctgcaaccttcctagcccctcttcctctgacctcttcctcttccccttcctcggacggatttcccctggcctctggacacttggactcccccacggactctcgcccccggatctcggacttggttcgtctgccgcatccaAGACATTCCCCcacgccccctatagtttgtctcggcctccctcatttagtttcttccctcctgtccttttttGGTTCATTAAAGTCgtctgagttacttttaattcccgtgtctgtcagccttctttggggttccgccacacttgaccgccagtcctcccGAGCTTAACAGAGCCTGTTTCACAGACACCTCCGATgatcaaaacaagcaaaaatgaataaaaagttgTGAAATGTTGAAAATAAGACAGGATCACGTGTGTTGTTCCAGGGGCTGCCGCGGGGTTCGGGCCACAGCAAACAGGTGAAGTCCCACTTGGCGAAATATGCTAATTAACTGATTCATCGGAAAAAGATGAGGACCTGGCTGAGTTTTTAAATATGCCCTCTAAAGTCACTCTTTTTTGGattgacccccccctcccaaataaAGGTTTGCTGGGAGCAACTCAGGATGCATCTTTGGGTGAGCAGGACGTGGCGCTCTGACACAGGAGCCGCGTCTTCTTCTGTGCTGTCTTACATCAGTTAAACAGGCCCACGAGGGAACAATTATCATTGAGTTAAACTCTTCTGAGAAGGCTTCTAACACGTGAATGGGTCGTTTTGTTCGCAGGTGAGCCAGCTGGCAAATATACTGGTGTCAACGACGCCCTTGGAAACGGATACAAAGGTAAGACGGAGGTTTGTCAGACTGTTTCACCTGCCTGTTTTAATATGGATTCACACCAAAGGGACACATGACTTCACCTTTTGGTCTGGGCATTCCAACCTATTGTCACATCCTGAAGAGCCCATCACCAAAAGGGTCACGAGGGCAGACAGAGAATAAAACCCTGGTGTCGAACAAATGAAGCAGCTAAGACAGAGGAAGCGAACAGCAGTGATGCAGTGAGCAGTGTTGCTGCTCCGAATCGCAGGCTGAAGGATGGTTTTGGCTTTAGTGAAATCTGAACATTTGTCTTCAACCTAACGGATCCTTGCGTCACCTTTGCTCCTGTCCCGACTGTGAGCTGCCGTCTGTTAAGGCCTGTTTATTAAATGTAGCGTTAATTGCGGTTAATTCCTGCCCTTTTTTATCTTTGTCTCCCTCAGGCTAGTTCAGATGACCCAGATTCTTCAAGCCGATCGCTTCCACAGTGTCTTCACTGGAGTCCCTTTTTGGCTGATTTTCCCTCATTGGTCCTATTATAACGTTTGCTAATCTTTAGCCCGTCTTTTGTTCTTTTCCCCTGTTTGTTGGTAaacaaaccattaaaaaaagactccTGATTTGTTCTCACACTGAAAAAAGTGGTGGCGACCGGTGAAAATGGTGTCAAGAGTAACAAAAGCTGTCCAAGTGAACAATAAACATGATTTCACTGTTTATGGGCTGTCTATGATCAATTCTGActgggggggcaaaaaaacTGCCTCCTAATATTTACCTGCACACATTGTTCTTGAGCAACGTCAGTACGCGAACACAGGAAGTttaaccacttcctgtctccagcAGCAGTTACAACAGTCAAATCAAAACCTCGCAAGATAAAACGTCCAATGGTGCCGCGCCGCATTATTATACTATCGTTTCGAATCGCACTGAATCAGTGATGCGTGTCTATAAGGTCGCCCACAAACACTTGGCGCATTAGTGATTGTGaaatattcctgtttttttatttctttgtcaaCACTAACTCATAGTTGCAGCTTCCTGCTAATAAAATCACCAGTTTACTGGTGTCTGGCTTCCTTCACGAACACGCAGATCTCTGATAAAACGGCCTTTAATCAACACGACAGAATCATCACAACGACAGCAAATTGACTGATATAATGTATTTAATAAAGACGGGGTTCGGTTTTCCCGGCAGACATTGAGACAGAAGAAGCGGTGGCGTACGCTGGTTTTCGCTTGAAAACTGAAAACCGGCCTTAACTCAATAGAAGCCGAACGGCTGCGGCGCCGCACTTTGACTCTGGTTTCCTGTTGACCCGGCTTCGGTCACAAACACGCCCATCTCTGACAACAGGGCCTTGGGGATCGGGTGTGCGTGGCGGGACACGTAGAGACTCCTCAGACCCTGCGCCATCGGAGAGGGTTTGTAGGTGGTGCACGACTCTCCGCTCAGACTCGGCGCACATTCCACCTTCCACTTGAAGAACATTCGGCCGTGCTGCAGGGCGCAAACATCCTGCTTGTCTCCCGCCGACAGAACCCGGTCACATTCTCCCAACAGGTCGTCGTCCCAGTTGTTGTCCTGATCCCACACTTCGAACCGGACCCTCTGGCCCGCGGACAGGTCCTGGGTGCCCAGGTCAAGCACACTACCCCAGTGCGGGTCGTTGTTGTTGTAGATGACGCGCGTGCGGTGAAACACCACGTTGTTGAAAAACACCTTCACGTAACCGTCGGTTGCTGTGGTGTGGTCCCCCCACAGGCCGCTGCCCCGTTCCACGGTGATGATGACCCGTGCCATGCCTTTCCGGGTGGGGCAGCACTCTTGGTTTACCGCCGGGTCGTTGTGGCACTGGCACACGCAGGGATCCCTGGAGTCGCTCTTGACACCGGCCCGGCAGGGCTCGCTGCAGTTCCTCCACAGGCCTCTCTCCAGGATGTAATGGCTGATGGCCGAGCGTAGGTTTTTCCGGGCGGGGtggtccacctgcagcagctcgtgGAGAGAGTTCAGAGAGTACGAGACTATATCTGGGTTCAGCGGCAGAGTGTTCAGCCACTCTTCGTAGGCCGCCGGATTCTTGTCAGCGGAGAAGAGAAGGTCTGGTTCTGTGGTTTGCCCCCCTTTTATTTCTGTGAACCTACAAAGCATTTCAGTTAAACAGTGTGGCCATTGTGGGTGAACacgagcccccccccatctgatcTGCACCTGTCGTTGAAGAGGCCAGAGAAGGACGTCTTGAATTCCATCTTCTCCGTGTCCTTCTTGCAGTGCTTCATTTCGGATTTCATGGTGGCCTTGACGGTGGCGGACGCCTCCGCCTCCAGGCACATCTGCACCTCTTCGGTGCTGAGGCCCTGCAGGCTGGCCTGGCACTGCCTGATGCTGGTCACGGAGTGGGCGCTTCCCCCCAGCCTCACCTGGAAACACAGATCTTAAACCGTGTGGCAGCAGGAAAGAGCGGACTGTAATGACGCAGCCTCTCTGAGAGCTTTGCTTCACCTTGGTGATGTAGTGGGTGCCAAAGTTGTCGATCAGTTTGTAAAATCTCGCCTTGTACTCGGGGCTGTAGGTTTTTGGAAGCCCTCTCACCGCTCGGAGAAACTCGTTGCTCAGCTTGGGAGAGTCGGACACTCGGAGGCTTCGGCACCAAAACAAGGACAGAGGTGAAGACCGGTAAAATATGTAACATTTGCGGCCAGAGGTAAGGAGGCTCTTGTCACCTGTAGAAGGTACAGGACGTGCCCTGGCTGGTGAAACTGAACTTGTCGTTCTTAGTTTTCTCCATGGAATACTCCGCCAGCTTGGAGTGGGTGCCGGCCAGCATCATCGAGGCCGCTTTGTTGCCCTTTTGGATGTCTAAATTTGTCTGCCAGTTGTTATCGACAGAAGAGCTACTGGACGTGACCAGAGACTCGCTGGACCGGTGGAGTTTGCTGGTTATCTGCATGGTGCAGGAGGCCTTTGACCTCCAGTCCACCACAGACACGGGCAGCTTCTGCTTCTTGTTCTCCAGATAAGGGTTGCTGCACAGCGTGCACGTCTTGTCCTTGAGTTTCCACTGATTCATGTCGATCACGAAGGCCCCTTTACGTTCCAGCTTTGTGATATCGAAGCCTTCGCCAGCCAAGTTGGAACCTGGGGCAAATTCTGCATCCAGGCATTCTTTGGGTGTGCCCTGTGTGCACGACTGACGCGTGCACGGAGGGAGCGACACCATGACGCCGATCCAGGCGTAGATCTTCAACGGGAGCATTTTGCTGGCTGATGGAACCAAACTGACAGTTTATCCTGAAAGTAAAAGGTGGGTTTAAAGGTTAAAAGGTGGGTTTTGCATGAGTAACGCAAAACACAACGATTTCCTCATTACTTTGGATTAATGATAGTTTGTTAAAGTCAACATAAATTAATTTATACGGTTGAAACGATATTTGTATTTGGAGAAATAAAAAATGCTGCTTGTTGATTTTTGTGCCCTTTGTGGGAGCTCACGCAGTCCGGTAAAGGGTTTAGCTAAAACAATGCAGCACTTTCGGTTTTACGGTATCGACAAGCTACTCTTTTTCTTGTGGTGTACCCCAAGGCCCTATTTTAAGTTCCCCGTGTTTGCTGTAAAACCTTTTGATGATTATAGAGGGCAGAACAAAACCCTGCTTTTATTATTTCCTTtggtttctaaaaaaaaatgttccttgACATACAAAATATCTGTATATTCCAGTCTGCTCATtcttgcctgtctgtctatcgCATTTGTCCTCAGTTGTACTGCAAACAAATTCTAAAATATCAATGAAAATGTTATTCTCCGTTAAACGTCTGCTGAAATAACCACTACCAGTGCAGTGAACAAGTTTAAAACACCCCAGATAATCAAGCCTGATGCTGAATAAGTTGCCCCTCTAAAATCAAGCGCACAGGAGTActcacctctgtcctgcctggTCTTGACTGACACATTTCAAACTACAAGTTCTTCGtatttaaagggttttttttaaaaaaaaggtgttggTGGGTAGGGTGGTCTAATGAAATGGAACAGCTTCAGCGATGTTGATCATTACAGGGGAGGAGTTGTCGCTCAGCATCGACAGAGGCGGATGTGACAACATGAAAGCTGGTTTCCAGTTAGTAAAAAAAACCAGACACCACTGACTTGTCATTTCTCTAAAGTGGTGGGGGCTGTGGCTAAAGCAACAGCCAGATCAGCCTGGCGGAACGCCATTAGACTGTGAGAACCTTGAATATTAAGTGGTTTGGAGGACGTAAGGGTTGAGTTAGGCTGAAGATAATGCTTGGTTTGATCTTACTGCTGGGGGTGATGTGGGGCTCTCTCTGACAGCACCTCATCCATACGGACGCCCTGCTGGCCTCGGGCCCAGCTAAACCTGTCCTCGGTTTTCTGAAGGGTTTTCTTGCATGTGTTCCCTTTATGGTTTTGCTATTTTATAAGATTGGCAGGTGTTTGAGTGCTTTGAGCACAGAAGCTTCTCGGCCTCATTGGCAGCCTGAACAGGACACGTTGTGGCTTGTGGAGCCGATTGTCCATAGCTTTTCCACAGAGTATTCAGCCGACTCTGAATAAGTGCCAGTCAAAGAGTCATCAAAAAGCCATTCTATTTGCCTGAATTAATATCTAAACTGAGTTTTTATCAACAGGCAAGGTGCACTACAGACCCACTGGATCACAGGCAGATTTTGCTTCCTGTTCTTCAGAAAAGTGTTGGGAGCCTTTGGTTGCAATTCCACAGATTCATGCTGATCCCAAAGGCTCATTTCTCTTCCAGTTTTGTGATATCAAAGCTTCCCCGCAGCTTAATCCGTCCTTTCTGCGCGTCGGATGTGTGCAGTGAAGGAAAGACAGAATGAGATGGGCACAGATGCAAATATTCAAACAAATCATTCTGTGATTTATCctgaaaaagaaatgcaacataaaGGAACACACCTTTCTGCCTTTGTGCACTCACAGAGGGGTTTAATGTTTCTTTAAGCTAAATTCTGAGGGTGTAAATGTGCTGAGGCTGATTCGTTGATTTAAAAACTACCAATTTTCTCAAACCAGGTATGAGTAATAGACTGTCAATAGTTAACAAATTTCCAATTTGGAGTTGTATCTGTATGGGAAGATGAGTAATAACCTAATAATACAGAAACAATTATTATTCTAATTAGTAATTTGAATGTCATAAAACAATATACCTCCAATTCTGAaaatatttgattgaaaaaaaaCCTCGTCAAAATAACCCTAACAGACTGtcgttaaagaaaaaaaaagaacaatacGTTTAATAGCAGAAGCGGTAAATACAATATTTCCGCCTGTATTAAAGGCAGCTGCGAGTAGTCAAAGTGCCATGAAACGTCCTAAATAGGGCCGGAAGTGAACGATCGCTGCTTTCAAATTAAAGTTTCACCCGACGTTTGTTGACCGTTTTTGTTCATTATGAAAAGTGTAAAACATGTCACGGACCCGAACATCCTCTCCAGGCTCATATTAGTTTTGCTAAATGAAGTTTGTTTCGGCGAATCACAAAAAGTGCGTCATTTAATCGCGCTCTCATCGCACCATTGCTGCCGCTGACGGATTAGTGTGAAAATCCCAACCGGAAGTCACAGCCGTCACTATCTCTGTAGTTTAAGATGCTTTGGAGACAGTGAAGGGGACTTGAGGCCGCCGACAGGAAAACGGGATTTTTCACCTCCTGGATTATATCCAGCGCGAATTAAAGGTGGGCGACAGCAGCATGGGAAAGCAACAAAAGTAGCCTCAACGGTCGCTGGTCAGTGGGCTCCGATATCTCCTTAGAACCAATTATCGGACATCTGTAGCGGACGACTTGCTAGCCCGCAGtccttttccaaaaaaaaaaattccgcCCCGGGATTACGGATTTTATCCGTTCTTTAATAGCATTACGAAAGCTAACCGCCACCAAGCGCACCATATTAAATCCATCTGTTTCGATGGAGGCAGCGGCATCGGTCCGCAGGAGCCCGCACAAATCTCAGCGCTAGGATCGGTCTAGCATCCTCTGGAGTTCCATGGATTTCGGACACCTACAGCATCCCTGTCCGGGACGCGTTCCATCCTGCGCTTCTGTGCTGGAACGCTAACCTCCGAGGAAGCCTGCTCGACACGTTTGCTCCCCCTGTGGCCGAAGTTCATCCATCCCGGCGGGGTAGAGGCGTTACATAGTTGTAACAGCAGCGTGTCGCCTTGACTCGAagctcctttgacctttggccaTTGCGAGCTGAAGTGTTAAAGTCGGACATTCTATAATCTTTCGGGTTGTTTTCTCTTATTTTAGCGCGAGGTTGCcaatggggggggcagggggtaaCGCGTAAAGACGGTTTGAGTCGAATGCAGTGACTCCAAATTGGTggattttcacaataaaagcatcgAGAGGAAAAAAGGACGGCTCGCCAATGCTATGTGATATTTTAGCGCAGGACACATGTGCAGGACACACACTCGTCATGGCTTCTAGGCGCCACACACGCCGGGTAGTGTTGAAGGACCCGTTAGCGCCCAGCTAGAAGGAAAAGAGCACAACATAGAACCCCCAAAAGAAATGCAATGGTGTCTCACAAGGTGGTCGTCGCAATAATTCTGTTGAACGTGTATATAGGTGTACAGTCTGTTTTCTATTTATTCGGGGGGGTCCTGGTGACGGGCTTGTTTGCAATGGCGTTCTTAAATGCACCCAGACTGCTGGACTGGGCCAATTCTCCACCCCACCTCCAGTTTAACAAATACGTCCTGACGGGATATCGGCCCATCTCTTCCGTGCAAGACTGCGTCAGAAGCCTGTTTTACCTGCACAACGAACTCGGGAACATTTACAGCCACGGTGAGTAGCCTGCGAGTGAAAACCGAGCCCCGAACCATTCTATGCAAATGCTTTGTGAAGTGTCTGGTggttgtttctttgtttgtttcctcAGCAACAGCGAAAATATACATAATTGCATTCATCTCAGTTCTGTTATACAGCAGGCCCCTGTTCTCCGCGGGCCCTTGCACACCTGCACTGTTATGACTGAATGAAATTCCATCCAGGGAGGAGCTGAATTTGTGGTGGAGACGTTCCTCAGCTTAATCTCCTGAAATGCACATGTAGAAGGGATGAGAGCAGCTGTTGCTCCTTCTACCTGTTTATTAACGCACGTTTCCCCTCCCGGCTTTAAGGCAGATTAGTTTTACCTGAGTTCTAGGATAAGAAATGACGAAACCCTCTCAGCTTTTACTTTATCCGAAGCGTCCTCCTGACCGTTTCGTCACATGTGGCCCTAAATGCTAACGTTGCACAGCAATTTGCCATTTGTCTAATAGGTTCGTGTGAAATTAATTGCAGCGCAGCGTTAATCTGTGCCGTCCTGGGTGCACCGAGGTGTCAGCTCGTTGCTAATCCGCCTCGCGTTTCTCCGTTCCCACTCTAATTATATTAGGAACTGAAGgctccttctgctgcctgtctgagtaGCACCTGAACACACCGGGTAACGACTGCCTGCGTCACCACGGAATCGCACAACTTTCTGGTCCGGGCTGCATAACGAGTGAACACGGACGTCGTTTGTCGCGTTAGAGGAGGTCGTCTGTGTGGACTCTGGAGGAGGTCTTTGCTCCGTCCAATCCAGCGTGGAGCTGAGAATGACGgtggggaaggggaagggggggtggttCAGCGGATTAGAGATAACGCCTAAAATAGATGTGTTAGAGGAGATGGAATTGCCCGTATCACCTGGCCGGGACAGAAGCACTGACATTGAAAAAGGCAGAGTGGGCAGAAAAAAGCGTAAGAGGAGCGCAGCGTTCGAGGCTTCGGGGGGGAAAACGATGACAACGGCGACGCGTTTATGCTAAACACGGAGGTTTTGTGCTCTGCCCCACATTACCCCGCTactcttaccccccccccccccccccccccccatgttgtCCTTTCATTAAAAGAGATTTTCTGCCcctatatatacacacatcgATATATAAATTCAGGATTGTGTAATAGAGTCGTAATTCCATGTTGGGACACGATGGTGAAAGTTCAGTTTCCTTGGGAATGCTCTGGCAGGAGGTCACAGCTGTGTGCATCCAATAATAACCCTcccccccgccctcctctcTCCAGGTATCCCGCTGCTTTGcttcctggtgctgctgccgctcaaCATTCCCTGGTCCCAGATCAGCGTCACGTGGTTGGGCGTGGTGCACTTCCTGGCCTGCCTGTCCCCCCAGCTGGGCTCCGTGGTGTATCACCTCTTCATGAACCACGAGGGCGGCGAGCCGGTCTACCACACCCTCCTGAAGCTGGACGTGTGTGGGATCTGCATGATCAACACTCTGGGTGAGACGTCTCCTGCGCGCGTCAGCAGATTCCGTCCCCGTCCGTCATCCGGCTTCGCTACGTTGGCTCTGAGGCCAGATCCACCCCGACTATTGATTGTTAATGGTCTCCCTCTGAAGGATTTAGCCAGGACCGCGTCCCAGTATCGATCAGGCCGGAACATTATTTCCTTTCTTCAAAAAATTGGTCAATGCAAACGAATCAAGATTGTAAAAGCGGATCCTAAAATGATCAACTCTTTGAGCCAATAACCTTTGCCTGGGAC from Takifugu flavidus isolate HTHZ2018 chromosome 18, ASM371156v2, whole genome shotgun sequence encodes:
- the LOC130515286 gene encoding perforin-1-like, whose translation is MLPLKIYAWIGVMVSLPPCTRQSCTQGTPKECLDAEFAPGSNLAGEGFDITKLERKGAFVIDMNQWKLKDKTCTLCSNPYLENKKQKLPVSVVDWRSKASCTMQITSKLHRSSESLVTSSSSSVDNNWQTNLDIQKGNKAASMMLAGTHSKLAEYSMEKTKNDKFSFTSQGTSCTFYSLRVSDSPKLSNEFLRAVRGLPKTYSPEYKARFYKLIDNFGTHYITKVRLGGSAHSVTSIRQCQASLQGLSTEEVQMCLEAEASATVKATMKSEMKHCKKDTEKMEFKTSFSGLFNDRFTEIKGGQTTEPDLLFSADKNPAAYEEWLNTLPLNPDIVSYSLNSLHELLQVDHPARKNLRSAISHYILERGLWRNCSEPCRAGVKSDSRDPCVCQCHNDPAVNQECCPTRKGMARVIITVERGSGLWGDHTTATDGYVKVFFNNVVFHRTRVIYNNNDPHWGSVLDLGTQDLSAGQRVRFEVWDQDNNWDDDLLGECDRVLSAGDKQDVCALQHGRMFFKWKVECAPSLSGESCTTYKPSPMAQGLRSLYVSRHAHPIPKALLSEMGVFVTEAGSTGNQSQSAAPQPFGFY
- the paqr4a gene encoding progestin and adipoQ receptor family member 4a; the protein is MVSHKVVVAIILLNVYIGVQSVFYLFGGVLVTGLFAMAFLNAPRLLDWANSPPHLQFNKYVLTGYRPISSVQDCVRSLFYLHNELGNIYSHGIPLLCFLVLLPLNIPWSQISVTWLGVVHFLACLSPQLGSVVYHLFMNHEGGEPVYHTLLKLDVCGICMINTLGALPIVYTTLLCYPFIRSVALLVYILLSSHAIYCAVTARSSVRRLRSFAWQALFRFSFFLLRWVGLGGGSPTSLRHFLMMDALAVLGGVINITRIPERFRPGLFDYWCNSHQIMHVLVVGSILYLHWGVLDDLLWINSYNCPSD